One genomic region from Vanacampus margaritifer isolate UIUO_Vmar chromosome 2, RoL_Vmar_1.0, whole genome shotgun sequence encodes:
- the atg10 gene encoding ubiquitin-like-conjugating enzyme ATG10 has protein sequence MNSSLQGEENFRQCCQVLLKLSDELRDGWSWEPVQGSEEGYMRKTALRSVLINSRAPWNCDLECEQGAAADEVDGTNNDFHPERDEDAVSGSSSHVLQYEYHILYSCSYMTPVLYFRASTLQGRSLSLDEVWSCVHPNFRLRLQHSPLTTITQQEHPLLGQPFFMLHPCKTEEFMRPVLQLQKEQHGKVNYILTWLSVVGPLVGLDVSLKYSTLQPHPTDRDATPRSSSPS, from the exons ATGAACTCGAGCCTGCAAGGGGAGGAGAACTTCCGTCAGTGCTGCCAGGTCCTCCTGAAACTGTCTGATGAGTTAAGAGATGGCTGGAGTTGGGAGCCCGTCCAG GGCTCAGAGGAGGGCTACATGAGAAAGACTGCTCTCAGGTCAGTCCTCATCAATTCCAGGGCTCCATGGAATTGTGACTTAGAGTGtgaacag GGTGCTGCAGCTGATGAAGTGGATGGCACCAATAACGACTTTCATCCTGAACGCGATGAAGATGCAGTATCCGGAAGCAGCAGTCATGTACTTCAGTATGAGTATCACATCCTGTATTCCTGCAGCTATATGACGCCCGTTCTCTATTTTAGAGCCTCCACTTTAC AGGGGAGGAGTCTTTCTCTGGATGAAGTGTGGAGTTGTGTTCATCCGAACTTCAGGTTGCGACTGCAGCACAGCCCGTTGACAACCATCACGCAGCAG GAGCATCCACTGCTTGGTCAGCCTTTCTTCATGCTCCATCCTTGTAAAACTGAAGAATTTATGAGACCAGTGCTGCAGTTACAAAAAGAGCAACACGG GAAGGTGAACTACATTTTGACATGGCTCAGCGTGGTAGGCCCCCTGGTGGGCTTGGATGTTTCCCTGAAGTACTCCACCCTGCAGCCTCATCCAACTGATCGTGACGCTACTCCGCGCTCCTCTTCGCCATCTTGA